In Chiloscyllium punctatum isolate Juve2018m chromosome X, sChiPun1.3, whole genome shotgun sequence, the following are encoded in one genomic region:
- the LOC140471315 gene encoding uncharacterized protein, which produces MMGTEVIERAIDAMGATHFRTDIHNTQRHRRDIISDALTGLNTGTSVVNSLDIQGLNEKIEQLKGVMRDLLARSLTYQAEQAFLGEEGAHLQLDSIAVLETHAHTINRLIDRERENTAHIQEGQLCHAYGLWMVAQIRHNLDQIQRGEVPDWIDSTKLASLAGRSGTLDSWTLKGMTRVYPVIPDCEVSEATGVGMVLLIPVVTPGSGPFPLFHIENIGVIRENASLKYILAHDTAISRDGAVYAVPLAGCKQRGAITICPHPLRRSEIAECGFNRTQGCTLEIEPTGPHFTRAGYGGRGQYCVSTPGTSFWFNGLQCPIPQHEFYFTPRGPVTIGQAHISEVRRREPKSIQAADEFRNTLREYQEPEQAPIPHLAEVLRELRTRVGHSVKLYNQLQAHIKDLEEDAETALQDQGWAQRVWNWDLNVNIHPWVRVISHAIVGVQLLLALAWLLVACHSCCQHKKRKARKAMLHAMDSWRAIRHHELTGLELM; this is translated from the coding sequence ATGATGGGAACAGAGGTGATAGAGAGGGCTATAGATGCCATGGGGGCAACCCACTTTCGAAccgacatacacaacacacaacgACACAGACGGGACATTATCAGTGATGCCCTCACAGGACTCAACACAGGAACATCCGTGGTAAACTCCTTAGATATCCAGGGCCTTAACGAGAAAATCGAACAGCTaaaaggggtgatgagagacctgtTAGCGAGATCCCTCACATACCAGGCAGAACAGGCATTTCTGGGGGAAGAGGGAGCACACCTTCAGCTCGACAGCATTGCAGTCCTGGAGACACATGCCCACACCATCAACCGCCTTATTGATCGGGAAAGGGAAAATACGGCTCACATTCAGGAGGGGCAGCTGTGCCATGCGTATGGCCTGTGGATGGTAGCCCAGATCCGACACAACCTGGATCAGATACAAAGGGGGGAGGTGCCCGACTGGATCGATAGCACCAAACTGGCCTCACTCGCAGGACGCTCCGGGACACTTGATAGCTGGACCCTGAAGGGTATGACCAGAGTATACCCGGTGATTCCCGACTGTGAGGTCAGTGAGGCAACGGGAGTCGGGATGGTCCTCCTGATCCCAGTGGTCACCCCGGGGTCTGGGCCATTTCCCCTGTTCCACATCGAAAACATTGGAGTAATACGGGAAAACGCCTCCCTCAAATATATTTTGGCACACGACACAGCCATCTCCCGAGATGGCGCAGTGTACGCGGTGCCGCTTGCAGGCTGCAAACAGCGAGGGGCAATCACAATCTGCCCCCACCCCTTACGGCGGAGTGAAATAGCGGAATGCGGGTTCAACCGTACACAGGGCTGCACCCTTGAGATCGAACCCACGGGCCCCCACTTCACTAGGGCGGGGTATGGTGGCAGGGGACAATATTGTGTCTCTACCCCTGGAACGTCCTTCTGGTTCAACGGACTGCAATGCCCGATTCCCCAGCACGAGTTCTACTTCACCCCTAGGGGCCCAGTGACGATTGGACAAGCCCATATCTCGGAGGTCCGACGTCGGGAGCCCAAGTCTATACAGGCCGCCGACGAATTCAGGAACACCCTTAGGGAGTACCAGGAGCCCGAACAAGCCCCCATCCCACATTTGGCTGAGGTCTTGCGGGAACTTAGGACACGGGTGGGACACTCAGTAAAGCTATACAATCAATTACAAGCCCATATCAAAGACctagaggaggatgcagagacagcTCTGCAGGACCAGGGCTGGGCCCAGAGGGTTTGGAACTGGGACCTGAATGTCAACATACACCCCTGGGTCAGAGTCATCTCCCATGCCATCGTGGGGGTACAGTTACTGCTAGCTCTGGCCTGGCTCCTGGTGGCATGTCACTCATGCTGCCAACATAAGAAACGAAAGGCCAGAAAGGCCATGCTCCACGCCATGGACTCCTGGCGAGCAATCAGACACCACGAGCTCACGGGGCTCGAACTAATGTAA